One Punica granatum isolate Tunisia-2019 chromosome 3, ASM765513v2, whole genome shotgun sequence genomic window carries:
- the LOC116198983 gene encoding NDR1/HIN1-like protein 13, whose amino-acid sequence MFDVLSSLSQPQPNYTHLSDRSASLFLAHTFSIERRAAMSERIYPASRPAANGTASVAAATKPPFPATKAQLYGTTRPTYRPQPQSHRRQGCCCTLCIWLTLTVIALLFLAAIATAILYLMYHPHRPTFSVTALKISALNLTSSSLTSKFDVSVTARNPNKHVTYSYDPVSISIYTNKIDIGDGSIPAFVHGKENITSLRTSVISNKQQLDSNSAGTLRSQLKSKNLDMEIKIDTKVRAKMGGMKTPRVGIRVTCRGIKASVPTGKSSSRASTANAKCKVDMRIKIWKWVF is encoded by the coding sequence ATGTTCGAtgttctctcctctctttcacAGCCACAACCAAATTACACGCATCTCTCCGATCGCTCtgcctctctctttctcgcACACACATTCAGTATAGAAAGAAGAGCAGCCATGTCTGAAAGAATCTATCCTGCTTCCAGGCCCGCCGCAAATGGCACCGCGTCTGTCGCTGCAGCCACAAAACCGCCTTTCCCCGCCACCAAGGCCCAGCTCTATGGCACCACCCGCCCCACCTACCGCCCCCAACCCCAATCCCACCGCCGCCAGGGCTGCTGCTGCACCCTCTGCATCTGGCTCACGCTTACCGTCATTGCGCTCCTTTTCCTCGCCGCCATTGCCACCGCTATCCTCTACCTCATGTACCACCCTCATCGCCCCACCTTCTCGGTTACTGCCCTCAAGATCTCCGCCCTCAACCTCACCTCCTCTTCCCTCACCTCCAAGTTCGACGTCAGTGTCACCGCTCGGAACCCCAACAAACACGTCACCTACTCATATGACCCTGTCTCTATCTCAATCTACACGAACAAGATCGACATTGGTGACGGCAGCATCCCGGCATTCGTCCATGGGAAGGAGAACATCACCTCGCTGAGGACCTCAGTCATCAGCAACAAGCAACAGCTGGATAGCAACTCGGCCGGAACTCTGAGGTCGCAGCTAAAGAGCAAGAACTTAGATATGGAGATTAAGATCGACACGAAGGTGAGAGCGAAGATGGGAGGTATGAAGACGCCGAGGGTCGGTATCAGGGTCACGTGTCGTGGGATTAAAGCGAGTGTGCCAACTGGGAAGTCTTCTTCCAGAGCTTCAACGGCCAATGCGAAATGCAAGGTCGACATGAGGATTAAGATCTGGAAATGGGTGTTTTAG
- the LOC116200478 gene encoding secreted RxLR effector protein 161-like — MAQVPYASAIGSLMYAILCTRPDIAYAISVTSRYQSNPGPDHWTTVKNILKYLRRTKDMVLVYGGGELRLDGFTDSDFQSDVDDRKSISGYIFTCNGGAVIWKSSKQETIADSTTEAEYIAASDAAKEAAKEPMSHQKSKHIERSYHIIREIIGRGDVDVQKVASADNVVDPLTKAMT; from the exons atggcACAGGTACCTTATGCTTCAGCTATAGGTAGCCTGATGTATGCTATACTGTGTACAAGGCCGGATATCGCGTATGCTATTAGTGTGACTAGCAGGTATCAATCCAACCCAGGACCTGATCATTGGACTACTGTCAAGAATatccttaagtacttgagAAGAACtaaggatatggttctagTATATGGAGGAGGTGAGTTGAGACTAGACGGGTTTACAGATTCTGATTTTCAGTCAGATGTTGATGATAGAAAGTCTATCTCCGGTTACATATTCACCTGTAATGGAGGTGCAGTTATCTGGAAGAGTTCTAAGCAAGAGACGATTGCAGATTCCACTACAGAGGCTGAGTATATTGCTGCATCTGATGCAGCAAAGGAGGCA GCAAAGGAACCGATGTCACATCAGAAGTCCAAACACATTGAGAGGAGCTATCATATTATCAGGGAGATTATTGGGAGAGGCGATGTAGACGTGCAGAAAGTAGCTTCAGCGGATAATGTCGTTGATCCACTCACGAAGGCCATGACATAG